A window of Methylomonas sp. 11b genomic DNA:
ACAGGAATTGATGCAAGCCAGCCGCAAACCCTTGCCGATTTACGAATTGGTCAGTATGTCCGGTGCGGATCACGCGCAAACCTTTGAAGTGAAATGCACTATCGCATTGACACCGGAAACGCGCAATGGCGTCGGTATTTCCAGAAAGAAGGCCGAGCAGGCTGCTGCCGAAAATATGTTAAATTTTTTACAATCCAGGGATAAATGAACTGCGGATATGTTGCTTTAATCGGTAGGCCCAATGTCGGCAAATCGACCTTGATGAATCACTTGCTGGGTCAGAAACTCAGTATCACCTCAAGAAAACCGCAAACCACCCGGCATCGAATTCTGGGTATTAAGACGACAGCCGCCGGGCAGGCCATCTTTATGGACACACCGGGCATGCACAGCGACGAAAAAAAGGTATTGAACCGTTATCTGAATAAGACTGCGGATAGTACCTTGTTGGGGGTTGATGTGGTAATTTGGCTGTTGGACGGCTTGTATTGGCACGAGTACGACGAGAAAATTTTCCAGAAACTCGAGCGGGCTGGATTGCCGGTTATTTTGGCTATCAACAAAGTGGATAAAATCAAGGATAAGGATGCGGTGCTGAAATTCTTCGCCGAGGCTCAGCAAAAATACCCGTTTCAGCACATTGTGCCGGTTTCGGCACTGAAAAATACCAATCTCGAGCTGCTGGAACAGCACATCATGGCCTTGTTGCCCGAGGCCGAGCCGATTTATCCGGAAGATCAAATCACCGACAGGCCGGAGCGCTTTTTTGCCGCCGAAATTATTCGCGAAAAACTGACCCGGCGTTTGGGTGACGAATTACCTTACGCGCTGACCGTGGAAATTGAACGTTACGAGGAGTTTCCGGAGCTTTGCAAAATATACGCAGCAATTTTGGTAGAGCGGGATAGCCAAAAAAGCATCGTCATTGGTAAGCAAGGCGAAATGCTGAAAAAAGTCGGTAGCGAGGCGCGGGTTGATATCGAAAAATTGATCGGCCAAAAAGTCTATCTGGAACTGTGGGTCAAAGTGAAAAAGGGTTGGTCGGATAACGAGCGAGCCTTACTGAGTCTGGGTTTCAGCGATTTTGGTAATTAATGAATGGTTCGGCCGTTTATTTACAGCCGGCGTT
This region includes:
- the era gene encoding GTPase Era, whose protein sequence is MNCGYVALIGRPNVGKSTLMNHLLGQKLSITSRKPQTTRHRILGIKTTAAGQAIFMDTPGMHSDEKKVLNRYLNKTADSTLLGVDVVIWLLDGLYWHEYDEKIFQKLERAGLPVILAINKVDKIKDKDAVLKFFAEAQQKYPFQHIVPVSALKNTNLELLEQHIMALLPEAEPIYPEDQITDRPERFFAAEIIREKLTRRLGDELPYALTVEIERYEEFPELCKIYAAILVERDSQKSIVIGKQGEMLKKVGSEARVDIEKLIGQKVYLELWVKVKKGWSDNERALLSLGFSDFGN